A part of Streptomyces sp. NBC_01210 genomic DNA contains:
- a CDS encoding FAD-binding oxidoreductase — translation MDDLLDRLRAGLPAEALITDPDITASYANDMASFCEAGTPAVVVLPRTVEQVQHVMRTATALRVPVVPQGARTGLSGGANASDGCIVLSLTKMDRILEISPVDRIAVVEPGVVNAVLSRAVNEHGLYYPPDPSSWEMCTIGGNIGTASGGLCCVKYGVTAEYVLGLDVVLADGRLLTTGRRTAKGVAGYDLTRLFVGSEGSLGIVVKAVLALRPQPPAQLVLAAEFDSAAAACEAVCAIMERGHTPSLLELMDRTTVRAVNAMANMGLPDTTEALLLAAFDTPDPAADLAAVGELCSAAGATEVVPADTVAESELLLQARRMSLTALETVKSATMIDDVCVPRSKLGAMIEGTAAIAEKYGLTIGVCAHAGDGNTHPVVCFDHADPDESRRARESFDEIMALGLELDGTITGEHGVGVLKKEWLARELGPVGVEMQRGIKQTFDPLGLLNPGKIF, via the coding sequence ATGGACGATCTTCTCGACCGGCTGCGCGCCGGTCTGCCCGCCGAGGCCTTGATCACCGACCCGGACATCACGGCCTCGTACGCGAACGACATGGCGAGCTTCTGCGAGGCGGGCACCCCCGCCGTCGTCGTCCTGCCGCGCACCGTGGAGCAGGTCCAGCACGTCATGCGCACCGCGACCGCGCTGCGGGTCCCCGTCGTCCCGCAGGGCGCCCGTACCGGGCTGTCCGGCGGCGCCAATGCCTCGGACGGCTGCATCGTGCTGTCCCTGACCAAGATGGACCGGATCCTGGAGATCAGCCCGGTCGACCGGATCGCGGTCGTCGAGCCGGGCGTCGTCAACGCCGTCCTCTCCCGTGCCGTCAATGAGCACGGGCTCTACTACCCGCCCGACCCCTCCAGCTGGGAGATGTGCACCATCGGCGGGAACATCGGCACCGCGTCCGGCGGCCTGTGCTGCGTCAAGTACGGGGTGACCGCGGAGTACGTGCTCGGCCTGGACGTCGTCCTCGCCGACGGGCGCCTGCTCACCACCGGCCGCCGCACCGCGAAAGGCGTCGCTGGCTACGACCTCACCCGGCTCTTCGTCGGCTCCGAAGGCAGCCTCGGCATCGTTGTCAAAGCCGTGCTCGCACTCCGGCCGCAGCCGCCGGCGCAGCTGGTCCTGGCCGCCGAGTTCGACTCCGCGGCGGCCGCCTGCGAGGCGGTCTGCGCGATCATGGAGCGCGGCCACACGCCCTCGCTCCTCGAGCTCATGGACCGTACGACCGTCCGGGCCGTCAACGCCATGGCGAACATGGGTCTGCCGGACACCACCGAGGCACTGCTCCTCGCCGCCTTCGACACCCCGGACCCGGCAGCCGATCTGGCCGCCGTCGGCGAGCTGTGCAGCGCGGCGGGCGCCACCGAGGTCGTCCCCGCGGACACCGTCGCCGAGTCCGAACTGCTCCTCCAGGCAAGGAGGATGTCACTCACCGCCCTGGAGACCGTCAAATCGGCCACGATGATCGACGACGTCTGTGTGCCGCGCTCGAAGCTCGGCGCGATGATCGAGGGCACTGCGGCCATCGCCGAGAAGTACGGCCTCACCATCGGTGTCTGCGCGCACGCGGGCGACGGCAACACCCACCCCGTCGTCTGCTTCGACCACGCCGACCCGGACGAGTCCCGGCGCGCCCGCGAGTCCTTCGACGAGATCATGGCCCTCGGTCTGGAACTCGACGGCACGATCACCGGGGAGCACGGCGTCGGCGTACTGAAAAAGGAGTGGCTGGCACGCGAACTGGGCCCGGTGGGCGTGGAGATGCAGCGCGGCATCAAGCAGACCTTCGACCCGCTCGGCCTGCTCAACCCCGGCAAGATCTTCTGA
- a CDS encoding SsgA family sporulation/cell division regulator, with the protein MHTVVERELELRLVLSPELSIPVPARLTYRTDDPYAVHIAFHTGSDSPVKWNFARELLVEGVFRPCGQGDVRIRPTEVEGRSVVLMALSSPDGDALVEASAAAVSGWLERTLRVVPPGSESEQLGIDDGLAELLAPTPADDLRLGDLRPSDESLDGDA; encoded by the coding sequence ATGCACACCGTGGTGGAACGCGAGCTGGAGCTCAGACTGGTGCTGTCGCCCGAACTCAGCATCCCCGTCCCGGCCCGGCTGACCTACCGCACTGACGACCCGTACGCCGTGCACATAGCCTTTCACACCGGCTCCGACAGCCCCGTGAAGTGGAACTTCGCCCGCGAGCTGCTGGTCGAAGGGGTGTTCCGCCCGTGTGGGCAGGGAGATGTCCGGATCCGGCCGACCGAGGTCGAGGGCCGCAGCGTGGTCCTGATGGCGCTCAGCTCCCCCGACGGCGACGCGCTCGTCGAGGCGTCCGCAGCGGCGGTGTCCGGGTGGCTGGAGCGGACGCTGCGGGTGGTTCCTCCCGGCTCCGAGTCGGAACAGCTCGGCATCGACGACGGCCTCGCCGAGCTGCTCGCGCCCACCCCGGCCGACGATCTGCGGCTGGGGGACCTGCGGCCCTCGGACGAGTCCCTGGACGGCGATGCCTAG
- a CDS encoding RDD family protein, with amino-acid sequence MSNDQPTPGEPPENDPFRKRPQEPTPPSGGGQEPPQGPPQGPPPDSPYGSGQGGGSPYGGGQPPPHGPNAYGGQYGGADPLAGMPPLADFGRRFLARVIDVLIVLVPLFLISLAFGGWGDMTNGGDDWDDFTSQVNTGRQWIWSLVSLIAYVGYDTIMIAKRNGQTVGKRLMKIRVAMLNDGTVPDTSSSLLRAVVLWVPALVCCFCIWWLVIILTILLDKPYKQGLHDKAGKTVVVSAAQ; translated from the coding sequence ATGAGCAACGACCAGCCGACGCCCGGCGAGCCGCCAGAGAACGACCCCTTCCGCAAGAGGCCGCAGGAACCCACGCCTCCGTCGGGCGGTGGTCAGGAACCCCCGCAAGGTCCCCCGCAAGGCCCGCCGCCGGACTCTCCGTACGGCTCAGGGCAGGGCGGCGGCTCGCCGTACGGCGGCGGCCAGCCCCCTCCGCACGGTCCGAACGCCTACGGCGGCCAGTACGGAGGTGCGGACCCGCTCGCCGGGATGCCGCCGCTCGCGGACTTCGGCAGGCGGTTCCTGGCCCGTGTCATCGACGTGCTCATCGTCCTCGTGCCGCTGTTCCTGATCTCGCTGGCCTTCGGCGGCTGGGGCGACATGACGAACGGCGGCGACGACTGGGACGACTTCACCAGCCAGGTGAACACCGGCAGGCAGTGGATCTGGTCGCTGGTCTCCCTGATCGCGTACGTCGGCTACGACACCATCATGATCGCCAAGAGGAACGGTCAGACCGTCGGCAAGCGCCTGATGAAGATCCGGGTCGCGATGCTCAACGACGGCACCGTGCCGGACACCAGCTCCTCGCTGTTGCGCGCCGTGGTGCTCTGGGTGCCCGCGCTGGTCTGCTGCTTCTGCATCTGGTGGCTCGTCATCATCCTGACGATCCTGCTGGACAAGCCGTACAAACAGGGTCTGCACGACAAGGCGGGCAAGACGGTGGTGGTGTCAGCGGCGCAGTGA
- a CDS encoding SH3-like domain-containing protein, with protein sequence MTDATTDRFAPGTRVRTVHHDPPHHTRLPRYARGKHGTVVEPEGRSPLADVRSQGREDAPVQQVYAVRFAARELWGDGDHHVVLDLFESYLEDDQP encoded by the coding sequence ATGACTGATGCGACCACCGACCGCTTCGCGCCGGGCACGCGGGTGCGGACCGTGCACCACGATCCGCCGCACCACACCCGGCTGCCCCGCTACGCCCGCGGCAAGCACGGCACGGTCGTCGAGCCCGAGGGCCGCTCGCCGCTCGCCGACGTGCGCTCCCAGGGGCGCGAGGACGCCCCCGTCCAGCAGGTCTACGCCGTACGGTTCGCGGCCCGGGAGCTGTGGGGCGACGGCGACCACCACGTCGTACTGGACCTGTTCGAGAGCTACTTGGAGGACGACCAGCCGTGA
- a CDS encoding tetratricopeptide repeat protein → MKSETMKNAAVGTLVGATLVIGVVMLAPGWGEDGPPPAPGPAARAMAAVGAGAPASLPDLTALIHDRENWLGAHPLDGESWAMLGSAYVERGTQLADPTYYSRAESALQRSLEVLPDHEGNVDALVGLAALANARRDFGAARTWGERARKQKPERWTVYPVLIDAYNGLGDYKAAGKALDKLQKLYSGGQTLELASQVMRERGWREDAASVAYSAAKSADAPAEKAAALQRLGELAWERGEPQEALEQYDAALRFVSDHHPSLAGRARALAALGRTEEAFRDYQAALELAPLPEYALESGELYESLGLDGDASTEYGRLRARAAEAEKDGVNEELVLGRFEADHGDPESAVRRLSGEWARQHRSVYVADALGWALYRAGRAKEALPYARRATGQGLRSALFAYHRGEIERALEQSGAARRHLGEALRINPYFSPLLAPVAQDALNALGEPPPGGPNDVTGVDESAAASGAEQPSPEQSAPPEQSPPGQQPSPGQSAPPEQPSPEQSAPPEQSPLKLQPSANPAPRKPSAEAGTVPPTSPGASKPVRD, encoded by the coding sequence ATGAAGAGCGAAACCATGAAGAACGCCGCGGTCGGCACGCTCGTCGGCGCGACGCTGGTCATCGGGGTGGTCATGCTCGCGCCGGGCTGGGGGGAGGACGGCCCGCCGCCGGCGCCGGGACCGGCCGCGCGGGCGATGGCCGCGGTGGGCGCGGGCGCTCCGGCCTCCCTCCCCGATCTGACCGCGCTCATCCACGACCGCGAGAATTGGCTGGGGGCCCACCCCCTTGATGGGGAGTCGTGGGCGATGCTGGGGTCGGCGTATGTGGAGCGGGGCACGCAGCTGGCGGACCCGACGTACTACTCGCGGGCGGAGAGCGCGCTGCAGCGCTCGCTGGAGGTGCTCCCGGACCACGAGGGGAACGTCGACGCGCTGGTGGGTCTCGCGGCGCTGGCCAACGCCCGGCGCGACTTCGGCGCGGCGCGTACCTGGGGCGAGCGCGCGAGGAAGCAGAAGCCGGAGCGGTGGACGGTGTATCCGGTGCTGATCGACGCCTACAACGGCCTCGGCGACTACAAGGCCGCCGGCAAGGCGTTGGACAAGCTCCAGAAGCTGTACTCGGGCGGGCAGACTCTGGAGCTCGCCTCGCAGGTCATGCGGGAACGGGGCTGGCGCGAGGACGCGGCATCGGTGGCGTACAGCGCGGCCAAGTCCGCCGACGCACCCGCGGAGAAGGCGGCCGCGCTGCAGCGGCTCGGCGAACTGGCCTGGGAACGCGGCGAACCGCAGGAGGCGCTGGAGCAGTACGACGCTGCGCTGCGGTTCGTGAGCGATCACCATCCGTCGCTGGCGGGGCGGGCACGGGCGCTGGCGGCGCTGGGGCGTACGGAGGAGGCCTTCCGCGACTACCAGGCGGCCCTCGAGCTGGCGCCACTGCCCGAATACGCACTGGAGTCGGGCGAGTTGTACGAGTCGCTGGGGCTGGACGGGGATGCCAGCACGGAGTACGGGCGACTGCGTGCCCGCGCGGCGGAGGCGGAGAAGGACGGGGTGAACGAGGAGCTGGTGCTCGGCCGTTTCGAGGCGGACCACGGGGACCCGGAGTCGGCCGTACGGCGGCTGTCGGGCGAGTGGGCCCGGCAGCACCGGAGCGTGTACGTCGCGGACGCGCTGGGGTGGGCGCTGTACCGGGCGGGCAGGGCGAAGGAGGCGTTGCCGTACGCCAGGAGGGCGACCGGACAGGGGCTGCGGAGCGCGCTGTTCGCGTACCACCGGGGCGAGATCGAGCGGGCGCTGGAGCAGTCCGGCGCGGCCCGGCGGCATCTGGGGGAGGCGCTGCGGATCAACCCCTACTTCTCACCGCTGCTGGCCCCGGTGGCGCAGGACGCACTGAACGCACTCGGGGAGCCGCCGCCGGGCGGGCCGAATGACGTGACCGGGGTGGACGAATCGGCAGCTGCGAGCGGGGCGGAGCAGCCTTCACCGGAGCAGTCGGCGCCGCCGGAGCAGTCGCCGCCGGGGCAGCAGCCTTCGCCGGGGCAGTCGGCGCCGCCGGAGCAGCCTTCGCCGGAGCAGTCGGCGCCACCGGAGCAGTCGCCGCTGAAGCTGCAGCCGTCGGCGAATCCGGCTCCGCGCAAGCCGTCGGCGGAGGCCGGGACGGTGCCGCCGACGAGCCCGGGGGCGTCAAAGCCGGTGCGGGACTGA
- a CDS encoding VOC family protein: MPARLDHTIVHSRDRFAGARFLAELIGEPDPKPFGPFASLPLAGGVTLDYLDARERIVSQHLAFLVSEEEFDEIFGRITERELPYWADPMHDEPQRINHHYGGRGVYIDDPDGHSLEFLTHTYVTS, encoded by the coding sequence GTGCCGGCACGTCTTGACCACACCATCGTCCACAGCCGCGACCGCTTCGCCGGCGCCCGTTTTCTCGCCGAGCTGATCGGTGAGCCCGATCCCAAGCCCTTCGGCCCCTTCGCGAGCCTGCCGCTGGCGGGCGGCGTCACTCTCGACTATCTCGACGCACGGGAGCGCATCGTCTCACAGCACCTCGCCTTCCTGGTCTCGGAGGAGGAGTTCGACGAGATCTTCGGCCGGATAACCGAGCGCGAACTCCCGTACTGGGCCGACCCGATGCACGACGAGCCGCAGCGGATCAATCACCACTACGGGGGCCGCGGGGTCTACATCGACGACCCCGATGGCCACTCCCTCGAGTTCCTTACGCATACGTACGTCACCTCCTAG
- the nthA gene encoding nitrile hydratase subunit alpha produces MTGTHSDALISRRVRRLETLLEERGLVAGAALDEALDAFLSGASPANGARVTARAWVDADFRARLLADGTAAVAELGLSSGGVQPQRLHVVENTERTHNVIVCTLCSCYPIRLLGPSPSWYKSEAYRSRVVREPRAVLEEFGLRLPPDTEITVWDSTAETRYMVLPRRPAGTESLTEPELAALVTRNALIGTAAV; encoded by the coding sequence GTGACCGGAACCCACTCCGACGCCCTGATCTCCCGCCGCGTACGCCGCCTCGAGACGCTCCTGGAGGAGCGCGGCCTCGTCGCGGGCGCAGCGCTCGACGAAGCCCTCGACGCCTTCCTGAGCGGCGCCTCCCCGGCCAACGGGGCGCGGGTGACGGCCCGGGCCTGGGTCGACGCGGACTTCCGCGCCCGGCTGCTCGCCGACGGGACCGCGGCCGTCGCCGAACTCGGCCTGTCCTCGGGAGGAGTCCAGCCACAGCGGCTGCACGTCGTCGAGAACACCGAGCGCACGCACAACGTCATCGTCTGCACGCTCTGCTCCTGCTACCCGATCCGGCTGCTGGGCCCGTCCCCGAGCTGGTACAAGAGCGAGGCCTACCGCTCCCGGGTGGTCCGCGAACCCCGCGCCGTACTGGAGGAGTTCGGCCTGCGTCTGCCGCCCGACACGGAGATCACCGTCTGGGACTCCACCGCGGAAACCCGCTACATGGTCCTGCCCCGCCGCCCGGCCGGCACGGAGTCCCTGACGGAACCGGAACTGGCGGCACTGGTGACCCGCAACGCCCTGATCGGCACGGCGGCGGTCTAG
- a CDS encoding ABC transporter permease produces MSFWDYLVTNHQQLLTDAYQHASVVFQCMVIATLLGVLIGLVTYHSGWGGNLAMTSTAMFLTIPSLALIGLLIPMVGLGVPPTVITLTLYGLLPIVRNSVVGLRGVDPSLVDAAKGIGMARVSRLLRVELALAWPPILTGIRVSTQMLMGIAAIAAYASGPGLGNEIFRGIASLGSANALNQVLAGTIGIVILALLFDSAYVGIGRLTISRGIRA; encoded by the coding sequence GTGAGCTTCTGGGATTACTTGGTCACCAACCACCAGCAGCTGCTCACCGACGCCTACCAGCACGCCAGCGTCGTCTTCCAGTGCATGGTGATCGCCACGCTTCTCGGTGTGCTGATCGGCCTCGTCACCTATCACAGTGGCTGGGGCGGCAACCTCGCCATGACGTCGACAGCGATGTTCCTCACCATCCCCTCGCTCGCCCTGATCGGTCTGCTGATCCCGATGGTGGGCCTCGGGGTGCCGCCGACCGTGATCACCCTGACGCTGTACGGGCTGCTGCCGATCGTCCGTAATTCCGTCGTCGGGCTGCGCGGCGTGGACCCCTCGCTCGTGGACGCCGCCAAGGGGATCGGGATGGCCAGGGTCTCCCGGCTCCTCAGAGTGGAGCTGGCGCTCGCCTGGCCGCCGATCCTGACCGGCATCCGGGTCTCCACGCAGATGCTGATGGGCATCGCCGCGATCGCCGCGTACGCCTCCGGGCCCGGCCTCGGCAATGAGATCTTCCGCGGCATCGCCTCGCTGGGCAGCGCCAACGCGCTCAACCAGGTACTCGCGGGGACGATCGGCATCGTGATCCTCGCCCTGCTCTTCGACTCCGCGTACGTGGGCATCGGCCGTCTCACCATCTCGAGGGGGATCCGTGCCTGA
- a CDS encoding Lrp/AsnC family transcriptional regulator, with the protein MAIDHLDGRLIVLLAREPRIGVLEASRRLGVARGTVQARLDRLQSNGVIRGFGPNVDPAALGYPVTAFATLEIKQGQGADVRAHLAGVPEVLELHTTTGHGDMLCRLVARSNADLQRVIDRVVGFDGIVRASTAIVMENPVPLRIIPLVEQAAEDESV; encoded by the coding sequence ATGGCGATCGATCATCTGGACGGCCGGCTCATCGTGCTGCTCGCGCGTGAGCCGAGGATCGGCGTACTCGAGGCGTCCCGCCGTCTCGGTGTGGCCCGTGGGACCGTGCAGGCGCGGCTGGACCGCCTTCAGTCCAATGGAGTCATCCGCGGTTTCGGCCCGAACGTCGATCCGGCGGCTCTCGGCTACCCGGTGACCGCCTTCGCCACGCTGGAGATCAAGCAGGGGCAAGGGGCCGATGTACGCGCCCATTTGGCGGGCGTCCCCGAGGTGCTCGAGCTGCACACCACCACCGGCCACGGCGACATGCTCTGCCGGCTTGTCGCCCGCTCCAACGCCGATCTCCAACGTGTGATCGACCGTGTTGTCGGATTTGATGGCATCGTGCGGGCCTCGACAGCGATCGTCATGGAGAATCCCGTGCCCTTGCGGATCATTCCGCTGGTGGAGCAGGCCGCGGAGGACGAAAGCGTCTGA
- the hppD gene encoding 4-hydroxyphenylpyruvate dioxygenase encodes MTETIDHTPTTARKADPFPVKGMDAVVFAVGNAKQAAHYYSTAFGMKLVAYSGPENGSRETASYVLTNGAARFVLTSVIKPATDWGRFLADHVAEHGDGVVDLAIEVPDARAAYAYATEHGAHGITEPYEIKDEHGTVVLAAIATYGKTRHTLVDRSGYDGPYLPGFVAADPIVEPPAKRTFQAIDHCVGNVELGRMNEWVAFYNKVMGFTNMKEFVGDDIATEYSALMSKVVADGTLKVKFPINEPAIAKKKSQIDEYLEFYGGAGVQHIALATNDIVATVRSMRAAGVAFLDTPDSYYDTLGEWAGETRVPVETLRELKILVDRDEDGYLLQIFTKPVQDRPTVFFEMIERHGSMGFGKGNFKALFEAIEREQEKRGNL; translated from the coding sequence ATGACTGAGACCATCGATCACACCCCGACCACCGCGCGTAAGGCCGACCCCTTCCCGGTGAAGGGAATGGACGCGGTCGTCTTCGCCGTCGGCAATGCCAAGCAGGCCGCGCACTACTACTCCACGGCCTTCGGCATGAAGCTCGTCGCCTACTCCGGACCGGAGAACGGCAGCCGCGAGACCGCGAGTTACGTCCTCACCAACGGAGCCGCCCGCTTTGTGCTGACCTCCGTGATCAAGCCCGCCACCGACTGGGGCCGCTTCCTCGCCGACCATGTCGCCGAGCACGGTGACGGCGTCGTCGACCTGGCCATCGAGGTGCCGGACGCGCGCGCCGCGTACGCGTACGCCACCGAGCACGGCGCCCACGGCATCACCGAGCCGTACGAGATCAAGGACGAGCACGGCACGGTGGTGCTGGCCGCGATCGCCACGTACGGCAAGACCCGGCACACCCTCGTCGACCGCTCCGGCTACGACGGCCCGTACCTGCCCGGCTTCGTCGCCGCCGACCCGATCGTCGAGCCGCCGGCCAAGCGCACCTTCCAGGCCATCGACCACTGCGTCGGCAATGTCGAGCTCGGCAGGATGAACGAGTGGGTGGCCTTCTACAACAAGGTCATGGGCTTCACCAACATGAAGGAGTTCGTGGGCGACGACATCGCCACCGAGTACTCCGCGCTCATGTCGAAGGTCGTCGCCGACGGCACGCTGAAGGTGAAGTTCCCGATCAACGAGCCGGCGATCGCGAAGAAGAAGTCGCAGATCGACGAGTATCTGGAGTTCTACGGCGGGGCCGGCGTCCAGCACATCGCGCTCGCCACGAACGACATCGTCGCGACCGTACGTTCCATGCGGGCGGCGGGAGTCGCGTTCCTGGACACCCCCGACTCGTACTACGACACGCTCGGCGAGTGGGCGGGCGAGACCCGGGTGCCCGTCGAGACGCTGCGCGAGCTGAAGATCCTCGTCGACCGTGACGAGGACGGCTATCTGCTGCAGATCTTCACCAAGCCGGTCCAGGACCGGCCGACGGTCTTCTTCGAGATGATTGAGCGGCACGGCTCGATGGGCTTCGGCAAGGGCAACTTCAAGGCGCTCTTCGAGGCGATCGAGCGCGAGCAGGAGAAGCGCGGAAATCTGTAA
- a CDS encoding RDD family protein, whose product MSAPTPATGDGSPTPGYYPDPSIPGYVRYWNGASWVPGTSRPAPETGEAMPSAPGSTAPEFASAGPAASAYTPAPMEETGPVFLDEGPVDEPSRPEPATAWQADTSRQGGFGSERDNRVSWGGGQDPRTPSQGGASGASGSPPDPRRPADPTGGALPGVRSLGPSNTGEPPVDGTVAIRALRPGAAKRASAGPGAPAADPASAAPAGETPAGLPQRPPQDGTGGIAAQRLGGSAPTPTPTPTPTAPAQPQAPAQRQPQPQTAQPQQRFQPQVPAQAQAPVTNGPGGGSASWAQQVHRLAATAAEGEPPVVPWKPPVNDPFLQAAQAQAAARPASLGKRFAARLIDFVLLGALVGAVAVPVVSRARAHIDEKIEAAKQSGETVTVWLVDGTTAVHLGIILGALLVLGVLYEALPTAKWGRTLGKKLCGLTVWDIESHEPPSFGAALRRWLVYGVLGVLVVGVFNVLWCLFDRPWRQCWHDKAAHTFVTG is encoded by the coding sequence ATGAGCGCCCCAACCCCGGCCACCGGAGACGGCAGCCCCACGCCCGGCTATTACCCGGATCCATCCATTCCTGGATATGTCCGGTACTGGAACGGTGCTTCCTGGGTGCCCGGTACGAGTCGGCCCGCGCCGGAGACGGGCGAGGCGATGCCCTCGGCACCCGGCTCGACGGCGCCCGAGTTCGCGTCGGCCGGTCCGGCCGCGTCCGCGTACACCCCTGCCCCGATGGAGGAGACCGGCCCGGTCTTCCTCGACGAGGGGCCGGTCGACGAGCCGTCCCGCCCGGAGCCGGCCACCGCCTGGCAGGCGGACACCTCGCGCCAGGGCGGCTTCGGCAGCGAGCGCGACAACCGCGTCTCGTGGGGCGGCGGCCAGGACCCCCGTACGCCGTCCCAGGGCGGCGCGTCCGGTGCATCCGGTTCGCCCCCCGACCCACGTCGGCCCGCCGATCCGACGGGCGGCGCCCTGCCCGGCGTGCGCTCGCTCGGGCCGTCGAACACCGGCGAGCCCCCGGTGGACGGTACGGTCGCGATCCGCGCACTGCGCCCCGGCGCTGCCAAGCGAGCGTCGGCCGGCCCGGGTGCCCCCGCCGCGGATCCCGCATCAGCGGCTCCGGCGGGCGAGACACCGGCCGGCCTGCCCCAGCGCCCGCCTCAGGACGGTACGGGCGGGATCGCCGCACAGCGCCTCGGCGGCAGCGCGCCCACCCCCACCCCCACCCCCACCCCCACCGCACCCGCGCAGCCGCAGGCCCCGGCCCAGCGTCAGCCGCAGCCCCAGACCGCGCAGCCCCAGCAGCGGTTCCAGCCGCAGGTGCCCGCGCAGGCCCAGGCTCCCGTCACCAACGGCCCCGGCGGCGGCTCCGCCTCCTGGGCCCAGCAGGTCCACCGGCTCGCCGCCACCGCCGCCGAGGGCGAGCCGCCCGTCGTGCCCTGGAAGCCCCCGGTCAACGACCCGTTCCTGCAGGCCGCGCAGGCTCAGGCCGCGGCCCGTCCCGCGTCGCTGGGCAAGCGGTTCGCGGCACGGCTGATCGACTTCGTGCTGCTCGGTGCGCTCGTCGGCGCCGTCGCCGTACCGGTCGTCTCCCGGGCGCGCGCCCATATCGACGAGAAGATCGAGGCGGCGAAGCAGTCGGGCGAGACGGTCACCGTCTGGCTCGTCGACGGCACCACCGCCGTTCACCTCGGCATCATCCTCGGCGCCCTGCTGGTCCTCGGTGTGCTGTACGAGGCACTGCCGACCGCCAAATGGGGCCGCACTCTCGGCAAGAAGCTCTGCGGCCTGACGGTCTGGGACATCGAGTCCCACGAGCCGCCGTCCTTCGGGGCCGCGCTGCGCCGCTGGCTGGTCTACGGCGTGCTCGGCGTCCTCGTCGTCGGGGTGTTCAATGTGCTCTGGTGCCTGTTCGACCGGCCGTGGCGGCAGTGCTGGCACGACAAGGCCGCACACACCTTTGTGACCGGCTGA